Proteins found in one Triticum aestivum cultivar Chinese Spring chromosome 4D, IWGSC CS RefSeq v2.1, whole genome shotgun sequence genomic segment:
- the LOC123095945 gene encoding BTB/POZ domain-containing protein At1g63850 has protein sequence MSLRKRQRSASSSRLSSLSSPASPPRPVASSASASSPPLSFPGADLLLRLHLDPSSDDVKPDLAAFLDLHVSSASLLRSRYFAALLSDRWCPDPSSSPAGRLSLAVPAAPSCARPFHAHVEVVRLLHTLDFAGTIRSPADALDILPVALQLLFDACVEACIRFLEAVPWSEEEEARVLDLAPLLPGDEAADLLARVSLAPAAAAAAGEAAARSPSEAMLHGLIHSAIHGHPVPAATKAFVAMLLKDYPSRDCVHKVLDEAFLSRLDTVKELLGKYASPDFRIAVDSDEREAIQKLNLHSAVLNVKHLLWLIERMVDMRVADNAVKLWSEQVALAADLQKLLNDADMWRNMAPGLPMLVTRCTLRLAHSVMIGETLVPRQVRMKLVKSWLPVLNVCRDIAQPMHSGYKLSNCQELEETFLKIISTLSVPDAQELLQQCLGFSTRNVDDCQHLVTAFKTWFRRASRDPQGPQGGED, from the exons ATGTCGCTCCGCAAGCGCCAGCGGTCGGCGAGCAGCTCccgcctctcctccctctcctcgccggcgtcgcccccccgccccgtcgcctcctccgcctccgcctcctccccgcCGCTCTCGTTCCCCGGCgccgacctcctcctccgcctccacctcgACCCCTCCTCCGACGACGTCAAGCCCGACCTCGCCGCCTTCCTCGACCTGCACGTCTCCTCGGCGTCCCTCCTCCGGTCCCGCTACTTCGCGGCGCTCCTCTCCGACCGCTGGTGCCCCGACCCGTCCTCCTCCccggccggccgcctctccctggCCGTCCCCGCCGCGCCCTCCTGCGCCCGCCCCTTCCACGCCCACGTCGAGGTCGTGCGCCTCCTCCACACGCTCGACTTCGCGGGCACCATCCGCTCCCCCGCCGACGCCCTCGACATCCTCCCCGTCGCGCTGCAGCTCCTCTTCGACGCCTGCGTCGAGGCCTGCATCCGCTTCCTCGAGGCCGTGCCCTggtccgaggaggaggaggcccgcgtGCTGGACCTCGCGCCGCTCCTCCCCGGCGACGAGGCCGCCGACCTCCTCGCCAGGGTCTccctcgcccccgccgccgccgccgcggcgggcGAGGCGGCCGCCAGGTCGCCCTCGGAGGCCATGCTGCACGGCCTGATCCATTCCGCCATCCACGGCCACCCCGTCCCCGCCGCCACCAAGGCGTTCGTGGCGATGCTCCTCAAGGACTACCCCTCCCGCGACTGCGTGCACAAGGTGCTCGACGAGGCGTTCCTCTCCCGGCTCGACACCGTCAAGGAGCTCCTGGGCAAGTACGCCAGCCCGGACTTCAGGATCGCCGTCGACAGCGACGAGCGAGAGGCGATACAGAAGTTGAACCTGCACTCGGCGGTCCTAAATGTGAAGCATCTGCTCTGGCTCATTGAGAGGATGGTGGATATGAGGGTGGCCGATAACGCGGTGAAGCTTTGGAGCGAGCAGGTCGCGCTTGCTGCTGACTTGCAGAAGTTGCTCAACGATGCTGACATGTGGAGGAACATGGCTCCTGGGCTCCCGATGCTTGTGACCAGATGCACGCTCAGGCTTGCCCATTCAGTTATGATTGGGGAGACACTGGTTCCTCGGCAG GTGAGgatgaagcttgtcaaaagttggCTTCCTGTCCTGAATGTCTGCAGGGACATCGCCCAACCTATGCATAGTGGATACAAATTGTCGAACTGCCAAGAGCTGGAGGAGacatttcttaagatcatctccaCTTTATCCGTCCCAGATGCTCAGGAGCTGCTGCAACAATGCCTTGGGTTCTCAACTCGCAACGTCGATGACTGCCAGCATTTGGTCACCGCCTTCAAGACATGGTTCAGGCGAGCTTCCAGGGATCCACAAGGTCCACAAGGCGGGGAAGACTGA